A single window of Gossypium arboreum isolate Shixiya-1 chromosome 13, ASM2569848v2, whole genome shotgun sequence DNA harbors:
- the LOC108463962 gene encoding phosphatidylinositol 4-kinase gamma 5-like, whose product MSRKLDSLVQTQMAVAVFKSPLRGEYPRNNRMEGKQPVGRRRVFVQTETGCVLGMELDRSDSAHTVKRRLQVALNFPAEQSSLTFGDVELKNDLSAVRNDSPLLLTRNYLHRSSSTPCLSPTGKDLQQRDKSGPIEILGHSDSFNVLKVVVKDIVKAIKMGVDPLPVHSGLGGAYYFRNPRGENVAIVKPTDEEPFAPNNPKGFVGKALGQPGLKRSVRVGETGFREVVAYLLDHDHFANVPPTALVKITHSVFNINDGVNRNRPHKNLVSKIASCQQFIRHDFDASDHGTSSFPVTSVHRIGILDIRIFNTDRHAGNLLIRKLDGIGRFGQMELIPIDHGLCLPETLEDPYFEWIHWPQASIPFSEDELEYIQKLDPMKDCEMLRRELPMIREACLRVLVLCTIFLKEAAAFGLCLAEIGEMMSREFRAGEEEPSELEVICLEARRLIAERELSSPKSDVRDAEFQFDIDFEEPELDLNPKMATDDFMSRAPFQLGNGFVSNHFPLSKLEECFEEDEEESEEETEQPCFSTFKALERIPSTSKLSMSFKNTSLGDKSQKYSKFSGTKQENGYLNNSSGHRSATEQLPGNVSFVKLADMNEEEWTLFLEKFQELLYPGFEKRKSVTLGQKQIQRLGTSCQF is encoded by the coding sequence ATGTCTCGCAAGTTGGACAGTCTTGTTCAAACTCAGATGGCAGTTGCAGTTTTCAAAAGTCCTCTTAGAGGGGAATATCCTAGGAACAATAGAATGGAAGGGAAACAACCTGTTGGGAGGAGACGGGTTTTTGTGCAAACAGAGACCGGTTGTGTATTGGGTATGGAGTTGGATCGCAGTGACAGTGCTCATACAGTTAAAAGAAGGTTGCAGGTTGCCCTCAATTTCCCTGCCGAGCAAAGCTCGCTGACTTTTGGGGATGTGGAGTTGAAGAATGATCTTAGTGCCGTTCGGAACGACTCTCCGCTTCTCCTAACAAGGAACTATCTACACAGAAGCTCCTCTACTCCCTGTCTTTCACCAACTGGAAAAGATCTTCAGCAGAGAGATAAAAGTGGTCCTATTGAGATACTGGGACATTCTGATAGCTTTAACGTATTAAAAGTGGTGGTGAAGGACATTGTTAAGGCAATTAAGATGGGTGTTGATCCACTTCCTGTTCATAGTGGTCTGGGGGGTGCCTACTACTTTAGGAATCCCAGAGGTGAGAATGTTGCTATCGTGAAGCCGACAGATGAAGAACCTTTTGCACCAAACAATCCAAAAGGCTTTGTTGGTAAAGCCCTTGGTCAACCAGGTTTGAAACGTTCGGTTCGTGTGGGGGAGACTGGTTTCAGAGAAGTTGTTGCCTACCTTCTGGACCATGATCATTTTGCCAATGTGCCACCGACTGCGCTGGTGAAGATTACTCACTCAGTCTTCAACATTAATGATGGTGTGAACAGAAATAGGCCTCACAAGAATCTGGTTAGCAAGATTGCATCGTGCCAACAGTTTATTCGGCATGATTTTGATGCTAGTGATCATGGAACTTCAAGCTTCCCTGTTACTTCTGTGCACCGCATAGGAATACTTGATATACGTATATTCAACACGGACAGGCACGCAGGAAATCTTTTAATTAGGAAGCTTGATGGTATTGGAAGGTTTGGTCAGATGGAACTCATTCCTATTGATCACGGCCTTTGCTTGCCAGAAACTTTGGAGGATCCATACTTTGAGTGGATTCATTGGCCTCAGGCTTCAATTCCTTTCTCCGAGGATGAACTTGAGTATATACAGAAGCTTGATCCTATGAAGGATTGCGAGATGCTGCGAAGGGAACTCCCCATGATTCGGGAGGCTTGCCTACGCGTTCTGGTACTCTGCACTATTTTCCTCAAGGAAGCTGCTGCTTTTGGTCTCTGTCTTGCTGAAATTGGTGAGATGATGAGTAGAGAATTCCGGGCTGGAGAGGAGGAACCTAGTGAGCTAGAAGTTATTTGTCTTGAGGCAAGGAGATTGATAGCAGAGAGGGAGCTGTCATCCCCTAAGTCCGATGTGCGAGACGCAGAGTTCCAATTTGATATCGACTTTGAGGAACCAGAGTTAGACTTAAACCCGAAAATGGCTACAGATGATTTTATGAGCAGAGCACCATTCCAATTGGGAAACGGATTTGTAAGTAATCATTTTCCACTTTCAAAGCTGGAGGAATGCTTCGAGGAAGACGAAGAAGAAAGTGAAGAAGAAACCGAGCAGCCATGTTTTTCCACTTTCAAAGCTCTTGAAAGGATCCCATCCACTTCAAAGCTTTCAATGTCATTCAAAAATACCAGCTTAGGTGACAAGAGCCAGAAGTATTCAAAATTTTCTGGAACAAAGCAAGAAAACGGTTACCTTAATAACTCATCTGGGCATAGGAGTGCAACTGAGCAGCTCCCAGGAAATGTGAGCTTTGTGAAGCTGGCTGACATGAATGAGGAGGAATGGACTCTTTTCCTAGAGAAGTTCCAGGAGTTGCTCTACCCGGGATTTGAAAAACGAAAATCGGTTACTTTAGGTCAGAAGCAGATACAGAGGCTCGGTACTTCGTGCCAGTTTTGA